In Pseudonocardia sp. C8, one genomic interval encodes:
- a CDS encoding aldehyde dehydrogenase family protein, with translation MSTPSIPIAWPRALDLLRSSAATGPLIVAGRPRTEGAIWELPSPADPGDLIRVHAATAEFVAEACAAADAARPACARLSRHARAGILRRTADAVEAQAGPLAELLTREVGKALRDSVGETTRAVATLRAAADAVTALAGTEVPLDAVPSGDGRIAYSTWEPVGVVAAVCGFNFPLLLAVHKVAAAIGAGCPVVVKPSDRTPLSALVLADAVVEAGWPAEAISVLPGGPQVGEALVADPVVRLVSFTGSSRIGAIIAGAAGRTLKRSVMELGSNTATVVAADADLDLAAERCAAGAMSASGQSCISVQRVFAEAHVARALAERIAARVGALRTGDPYDPATEVGALISPDATERVSALVADAVEHGAEVLAGGVAEGSLRPTVLWNPGPDARICVDEAFGPVLAVHPVADLDEAVARANATDYGLMAGVFTASLDTALSVASRLEAGGVHVNDSSNFRADNMPYGGVKHSGFGKEGPASAMREMSVEKIVTLRVATGRRA, from the coding sequence ATGTCCACCCCCTCCATCCCGATCGCCTGGCCGCGGGCCCTTGACCTGTTGCGCAGCAGCGCGGCTACGGGGCCGCTCATCGTCGCGGGGCGGCCGCGGACCGAGGGTGCGATCTGGGAGCTCCCCTCCCCCGCCGATCCCGGCGATCTCATTCGTGTGCACGCGGCCACAGCCGAGTTCGTCGCGGAGGCCTGTGCCGCCGCGGACGCCGCGCGCCCGGCATGCGCCCGGCTGAGCCGCCACGCCCGCGCTGGGATCCTCCGCCGCACGGCCGATGCCGTGGAGGCCCAGGCCGGCCCGCTCGCCGAACTGCTCACCCGCGAGGTCGGCAAGGCGCTACGGGACTCGGTGGGCGAGACCACCCGCGCCGTGGCCACGCTGCGGGCCGCCGCGGATGCAGTGACCGCGCTCGCCGGCACCGAGGTCCCACTCGACGCCGTCCCGTCCGGCGACGGCCGGATCGCCTACAGCACCTGGGAGCCGGTCGGGGTCGTCGCAGCCGTCTGTGGGTTCAACTTCCCGCTGCTGCTGGCCGTGCACAAGGTCGCGGCGGCGATCGGCGCCGGCTGCCCGGTCGTCGTCAAGCCGAGTGACCGCACCCCGCTGTCCGCGCTGGTCCTCGCAGATGCCGTGGTCGAGGCTGGTTGGCCCGCCGAGGCGATCAGCGTGCTGCCCGGCGGCCCTCAGGTCGGCGAGGCGCTGGTGGCCGATCCGGTGGTGCGGCTGGTCTCATTCACCGGCAGCTCGCGGATCGGGGCGATAATCGCCGGGGCCGCCGGAAGGACACTCAAGCGAAGCGTCATGGAGCTGGGTTCCAACACCGCGACGGTCGTCGCCGCCGACGCTGATCTCGATCTCGCAGCCGAGCGCTGCGCCGCCGGGGCAATGAGCGCGTCCGGGCAGTCCTGCATCTCCGTCCAGCGGGTCTTCGCCGAAGCGCACGTTGCCCGCGCGCTGGCCGAGCGGATCGCCGCCCGGGTCGGCGCGCTGCGCACCGGCGACCCCTACGACCCGGCGACCGAGGTCGGGGCGTTGATCTCTCCCGACGCGACCGAGCGCGTCTCTGCACTGGTCGCCGACGCAGTGGAGCACGGCGCGGAGGTTCTCGCCGGCGGGGTGGCCGAGGGCTCCCTGCGGCCCACGGTCCTGTGGAATCCCGGACCGGACGCACGGATCTGCGTCGACGAGGCATTCGGACCGGTCCTGGCCGTGCACCCGGTCGCCGATCTGGACGAGGCCGTCGCCCGGGCCAACGCGACGGACTACGGGCTGATGGCGGGGGTGTTCACCGCCTCGCTCGACACCGCGCTCTCGGTCGCCAGCCGGCTGGAGGCCGGCGGTGTGCACGTCAACGATTCGTCGAACTTCCGAGCGGACAACATGCCCTACGGCGGGGTCAAGCACAGCGGTTTCGGTAAGGAAGGCCCGGCCTCCGCCATGCGGGAGATGTCCGTGGAGAAGATCGTGACGTTGCGGGTCGCGACCGGGCGACGGGCCTAG
- the gyrA gene encoding DNA gyrase subunit A, which translates to MTDTIDPADLAAGGGEGGGRVEPVDIQQEMQRSYIDYAMSVIVGRALPLVEDGLKPVHRRVLYSMGENGFRPERSYVKCARVVGDVMGNYHPHGDSAIYDALVRLAQPWSMRYPLIDGQGNFGSRGNDPAAAMRYTECRLSPLAMAMLQDIDEETVDFLDNYDGKTQEPVVLPSRVPNLLINGSSGIAVGMATNVPPHNLREVGAGVTWCLEHPDATDDELLEALMERIKGPDFPTHGLIVGRDGIESAYRTGRGSIRMRAVVEVEEDPKGRTTLVVTELPYLVNPDNLIESIATMVRDGKIAGIAEIVDESSDRIGMRIVITLKRDAVAKVVLNNLYKHTQLQHSFGVNMLSIVDGVPRTLRLDQVVRHYVRHQIDVIVRRTRYRLRKAEERAHILRGLVKALDALDEVIALIRASETVDIARAGLIDLLDIDTDQAQAILDMQLRRLAALERQKIIDELAELEEIIADYKDILERPERQRAIVRDELAEIVEKHGDDRRTRLIGYDGDVTDEDLIAVEDVVVTITRTGYAKRTKTDLYRAQKRGGKGVQGAQLKQDDIVNHFFVCSTHDWMLFFTNRGRVYRLKAYELPEANRTARGQHLANLLALQPDEEIAQVMQIKDYQARPYLVLATRNGLVKKSRLTDFDSNRTGGLIGINLRDDDELVGAVLCSADDDLLLVSAEGQSIRFTATDDALRPMGRATSGVLGMRFNDGDQLLALGVVRPDTFLLVATTGGYAKRTPIEDYPVQGRGGKGVLTLQYDRRRGTLVGALIVGIDDELYAITSTGGVIRTSAREVRKAGRQTKGVRLMNLGEGSTLLAVARNAEETEEDPGQQA; encoded by the coding sequence GTGACGGACACGATCGACCCCGCCGACCTCGCGGCCGGCGGCGGCGAAGGTGGCGGCCGGGTCGAACCGGTCGACATCCAGCAGGAGATGCAGCGCTCCTACATCGACTACGCGATGAGCGTGATCGTCGGGCGCGCCCTGCCGCTGGTGGAGGACGGCCTCAAGCCGGTCCACCGCCGCGTCCTGTACTCGATGGGGGAGAACGGGTTCCGCCCGGAGCGCTCCTACGTCAAGTGCGCCCGCGTCGTCGGCGACGTGATGGGCAACTACCACCCGCACGGCGACTCGGCGATCTACGACGCCCTGGTGCGGCTGGCCCAGCCCTGGTCGATGCGCTACCCGCTGATCGACGGGCAGGGCAACTTCGGCTCCCGCGGCAATGACCCGGCCGCCGCAATGCGTTACACCGAATGCCGGCTCTCGCCCCTGGCGATGGCCATGCTGCAGGACATCGACGAGGAGACCGTCGACTTCCTCGACAACTACGACGGCAAGACCCAGGAGCCGGTCGTCCTGCCGTCGCGAGTGCCGAACCTGCTCATCAACGGCAGCTCCGGTATCGCGGTCGGGATGGCGACCAACGTCCCGCCGCACAACCTGCGAGAGGTCGGCGCCGGCGTCACCTGGTGTCTCGAACACCCGGACGCGACCGACGACGAGCTGCTCGAAGCGCTCATGGAGCGGATCAAGGGGCCGGACTTCCCGACCCACGGCCTCATCGTCGGTCGGGACGGCATCGAGTCCGCCTACCGGACCGGGCGCGGCTCGATCCGGATGCGCGCGGTCGTCGAGGTCGAGGAGGACCCCAAGGGCCGGACCACGCTCGTCGTCACCGAGCTGCCGTACCTGGTCAACCCGGACAACCTCATCGAGTCCATCGCGACGATGGTCCGCGACGGCAAGATCGCCGGCATCGCGGAGATCGTCGACGAGTCCTCGGACCGCATCGGCATGCGGATCGTGATCACGCTGAAGCGGGACGCGGTCGCCAAGGTCGTGCTGAACAACCTGTACAAGCACACCCAGCTGCAGCACAGCTTCGGCGTGAACATGCTGTCGATCGTCGACGGCGTCCCGCGCACCCTGCGGCTGGACCAGGTCGTGCGGCACTACGTGCGGCACCAGATCGACGTGATCGTCCGGCGGACCCGCTACCGGCTGCGGAAGGCCGAGGAGCGGGCCCACATCCTGCGCGGCCTGGTCAAGGCGCTCGACGCGCTCGACGAGGTCATCGCGCTGATCCGGGCCTCCGAGACGGTCGACATCGCCCGGGCCGGCCTGATCGACCTGCTCGACATCGACACCGACCAGGCCCAGGCGATCCTGGACATGCAGCTCCGCCGGCTCGCCGCCCTGGAGCGCCAGAAGATCATCGATGAGCTCGCCGAGCTCGAGGAGATCATCGCCGACTACAAGGACATCCTCGAGCGGCCCGAGCGGCAGCGCGCGATCGTCCGCGACGAGCTCGCCGAGATCGTCGAGAAGCACGGCGACGACCGCCGCACCCGCCTGATCGGCTACGACGGCGACGTCACCGACGAGGACCTCATCGCGGTCGAGGACGTCGTCGTCACGATCACCCGCACCGGCTACGCGAAGCGCACGAAGACCGACCTGTACCGCGCCCAGAAGCGCGGCGGGAAGGGTGTGCAGGGCGCGCAGCTGAAGCAGGACGACATCGTCAACCACTTCTTCGTCTGCTCCACGCACGACTGGATGCTGTTCTTCACCAACCGCGGGCGGGTCTACCGGCTCAAGGCCTACGAGCTGCCCGAGGCGAACCGGACGGCGCGCGGGCAGCACCTGGCGAACCTCCTGGCCCTGCAGCCGGACGAGGAGATCGCCCAGGTCATGCAGATCAAGGACTACCAGGCACGGCCGTATCTCGTCCTCGCGACGAGAAACGGTCTGGTGAAGAAGTCCCGGCTGACCGACTTCGACTCCAACCGCACCGGCGGCCTGATCGGCATCAACCTGCGCGACGACGACGAGCTGGTCGGCGCCGTGCTGTGCTCGGCCGACGACGACCTGCTGCTCGTCTCCGCCGAGGGCCAGTCGATCCGGTTCACCGCGACCGACGACGCCCTGCGCCCGATGGGCCGGGCCACGTCGGGCGTGCTGGGGATGCGGTTCAACGACGGCGACCAGCTGCTGGCTCTGGGCGTGGTCCGGCCGGACACGTTCCTGCTCGTCGCCACCACCGGTGGCTACGCGAAGCGGACCCCGATCGAGGACTACCCGGTCCAGGGTCGCGGCGGGAAGGGAGTGTTGACCCTCCAGTACGACCGCCGCCGTGGCACGCTGGTCGGTGCACTCATCGTCGGGATCGACGACGAGCTGTACGCGATCACCTCCACCGGCGGGGTCATCCGGACCTCCGCCCGCGAGGTGCGGAAGGCCGGCCGGCAGACGAAGGGAGTCCGCCTGATGAACCTGGGCGAGGGTTCCACGCTGCTGGCGGTCGCCCGCAACGCGGAGGAGACCGAGGAGGACCCGGGCCAGCAGGCGTAG
- the gnd gene encoding phosphogluconate dehydrogenase (NAD(+)-dependent, decarboxylating), with translation MQIGLIGLGRMGGNMRERLRAAGHEVVGYDPRPEVSDVASLRELADALEAPRTVWVMVPSGEPTRNTIATLATTLEAGDLVIEGGNSRYTDDAPNAALLEAHDIGYVDCGVSGGIWGRDNGYGLMAGGEREHIERAMPIFDALRPEGLREEGFAHAGPVGAGHFAKMVHNGIEYGLMQAYAEGFELMQASKLITDVPGVIQAWSRGTVVRSWLLDLLVDALKDDPGLAGIEGWVDDSGEGRWTIEEAIDHAVPLPVISAALFARFSSRQDESPAMKAVAALRQQFGGHAVKASGPSGVPGDKAGPGTGQGG, from the coding sequence GTGCAGATTGGTCTGATCGGCCTGGGCCGCATGGGTGGCAACATGCGTGAGCGGCTGCGCGCGGCCGGGCACGAGGTCGTCGGGTACGACCCCCGGCCGGAGGTCAGCGACGTCGCGTCGCTCCGGGAGCTCGCCGACGCGCTCGAGGCACCGCGCACGGTGTGGGTGATGGTCCCGTCCGGTGAGCCGACCCGGAACACGATCGCCACCCTGGCCACCACCCTCGAGGCGGGCGACCTCGTCATCGAGGGCGGCAACTCGCGCTACACCGACGACGCGCCCAACGCGGCCCTGCTCGAGGCGCACGACATCGGCTACGTCGACTGCGGCGTCTCCGGTGGGATCTGGGGCCGGGACAACGGCTACGGCCTCATGGCGGGCGGCGAGCGCGAGCACATCGAACGCGCGATGCCGATCTTCGACGCGCTCCGGCCGGAGGGGCTGCGCGAGGAGGGCTTCGCCCACGCCGGCCCGGTCGGCGCCGGCCACTTCGCGAAGATGGTCCACAACGGCATCGAGTACGGCCTCATGCAGGCCTACGCCGAGGGCTTCGAGCTCATGCAGGCCAGCAAGCTGATCACCGACGTGCCCGGCGTGATCCAGGCCTGGTCGCGGGGCACCGTCGTCCGGTCCTGGCTGCTCGACCTGCTGGTCGACGCGCTCAAGGACGACCCGGGGCTCGCCGGCATCGAGGGCTGGGTCGACGACTCCGGCGAGGGCCGCTGGACGATCGAGGAGGCCATCGACCACGCCGTCCCGCTGCCGGTGATCTCGGCGGCGCTGTTCGCCCGGTTCTCGTCCCGGCAGGACGAGTCCCCGGCGATGAAGGCGGTCGCGGCGCTGCGCCAGCAGTTCGGCGGGCACGCGGTGAAGGCGTCCGGCCCGTCCGGCGTCCCCGGCGACAAGGCCGGCCCGGGCACCGGGCAGGGAGGCTGA
- a CDS encoding DLW-39 family protein: MKKLLALVVLAGAAYVGWSRFRGVGSDDLWHEATTR, encoded by the coding sequence ATGAAGAAGCTGCTCGCACTGGTCGTGCTGGCCGGTGCCGCCTACGTCGGCTGGTCCCGCTTCCGCGGCGTCGGCTCCGACGATCTCTGGCACGAGGCCACGACCCGCTGA
- the gyrB gene encoding DNA topoisomerase (ATP-hydrolyzing) subunit B, protein MAGSRGEENQLLVAQDKAAKNAYGASSITVLKGLEAVRKRPGMYIGSTGERGLHHLIWEVVDNSVDEAMAGHATKVVVTLQADGGVRVEDDGRGIPVEMHPVEKKPTLEVVLTSLHAGGKFDDKSYAVSGGLHGVGVSVVNALSTALDVQVRVDGKIWKQRYDHAKPGELVEAGTTKKSDTGTTITFWADPTIFESTEYTLETIRRRLQEQSFLNKGLTMVLRDERRHVHAAGVPSSDTSDADGNPVDAPVADADEEPDAEGYVAKPKEYVFHYPNGLADFVAHLNKSKDPIHRKIVSYTGEGPGHQVEVAMQWNSGYTESVYTFANTINTHEGGTHEEGFRHALTATVNRYARDKKLIKEKDPALSGDDIREGLAAIVSVKISEPQFEGQTKTKLGNTEVKSFVQRVSNEWLADWFERNPTEAKTIVNKAVSSAQARLAARRARELVRRKSAGDIGGLPGKLSDCRSRDPESCELYIVEGDSAGGSAKAGRDSMHQAILPIRGKIINVEKARIDRVLKNTEVQSIITAMGTGIHDDFDLAKLRYHKLVLMADADVDGQHIRTLLLTLLFRFMRPLIENGHVFLAQPPLYKIKWSGRGAEPEYAYSDRERDGLIEAGRAAGKKLPKDEGVQRYKGLGEMNAKELWETTMDPTNRLLWQVSLDDAATADELFSVLMGEDVESRRSFITRNAKDVRFLDV, encoded by the coding sequence GTGGCCGGTTCACGTGGCGAGGAGAACCAGCTACTCGTGGCTCAGGACAAGGCAGCGAAGAACGCCTACGGCGCGTCGTCCATCACGGTCCTCAAGGGCCTGGAGGCGGTCCGCAAGCGGCCCGGCATGTACATCGGCTCCACCGGTGAGCGCGGCCTGCACCACCTCATCTGGGAGGTGGTGGACAACTCGGTCGACGAGGCGATGGCCGGGCACGCCACGAAGGTCGTCGTGACCCTGCAGGCCGACGGCGGCGTCCGCGTGGAGGACGACGGCCGGGGCATCCCGGTCGAGATGCACCCGGTGGAGAAGAAGCCGACCCTCGAGGTCGTCCTCACCAGCCTGCACGCCGGCGGCAAGTTCGACGACAAGTCCTACGCCGTGTCCGGCGGTCTGCACGGTGTCGGTGTCTCGGTCGTGAACGCCCTCTCGACCGCGCTCGACGTGCAGGTCCGGGTGGACGGCAAGATCTGGAAGCAGCGGTACGACCACGCCAAGCCCGGTGAGCTGGTCGAGGCCGGTACCACGAAGAAGTCCGACACCGGGACCACGATCACCTTCTGGGCCGACCCGACGATCTTCGAGTCGACCGAGTACACGCTGGAGACGATCCGGCGCCGGCTGCAGGAGCAGTCGTTCCTCAACAAGGGCCTGACCATGGTCCTGCGTGACGAGCGCAGGCACGTGCACGCGGCAGGCGTGCCCTCCTCCGACACCTCCGACGCCGACGGCAACCCGGTCGACGCCCCGGTAGCCGACGCCGACGAGGAACCGGACGCCGAGGGCTACGTCGCGAAGCCCAAGGAGTACGTCTTCCACTACCCGAACGGGCTGGCGGACTTCGTCGCGCACCTGAACAAGTCCAAGGACCCGATCCACCGCAAGATCGTGTCCTACACCGGCGAGGGGCCCGGCCACCAGGTCGAGGTCGCGATGCAGTGGAACTCCGGCTACACCGAGTCGGTCTACACGTTCGCGAACACGATCAACACGCACGAGGGCGGCACCCACGAGGAGGGCTTCCGGCACGCGCTCACCGCGACCGTCAACCGGTACGCCCGGGACAAGAAGCTGATCAAGGAGAAGGACCCGGCGCTGTCCGGGGACGACATCCGCGAGGGCCTCGCCGCGATCGTGTCGGTGAAGATCTCCGAGCCGCAGTTCGAGGGCCAGACCAAGACCAAGCTGGGCAACACCGAGGTCAAGTCGTTCGTCCAGCGGGTGTCCAACGAGTGGCTGGCCGACTGGTTCGAGCGCAACCCCACCGAGGCCAAGACGATCGTCAACAAGGCGGTCTCGTCTGCCCAGGCCCGGCTGGCGGCCCGGCGTGCCCGTGAGCTGGTCCGGCGCAAGAGCGCAGGTGACATCGGCGGCCTGCCCGGCAAGCTGTCGGACTGCCGGTCGCGCGACCCGGAGAGCTGCGAGCTCTACATCGTCGAGGGTGACTCGGCCGGCGGCTCGGCGAAGGCCGGCCGCGACTCGATGCACCAGGCGATCCTGCCGATCCGCGGCAAGATCATCAACGTCGAGAAGGCCCGGATCGACCGCGTCCTCAAGAACACCGAGGTCCAGTCGATCATCACGGCGATGGGCACCGGCATCCACGACGACTTCGACCTCGCGAAGCTCCGGTACCACAAGCTGGTGCTCATGGCCGACGCCGACGTCGACGGCCAGCACATCCGGACCCTGCTGCTCACGCTGCTGTTCCGGTTCATGCGCCCGCTGATCGAGAACGGGCACGTCTTCCTGGCCCAGCCGCCGCTCTACAAGATCAAGTGGAGTGGCCGCGGGGCCGAGCCGGAGTACGCCTACTCCGACCGCGAGCGGGACGGCCTGATCGAGGCCGGCCGCGCGGCCGGCAAGAAGCTGCCCAAGGACGAGGGCGTGCAGCGCTACAAGGGCCTCGGCGAGATGAACGCCAAGGAGCTGTGGGAGACGACGATGGATCCCACCAACCGGCTGCTGTGGCAGGTGAGCCTGGACGACGCCGCCACCGCCGACGAGCTGTTCTCGGTCCTGATGGGCGAGGACGTCGAGTCCCGCCGCTCCTTCATCACCCGCAACGCCAAGGACGTGCGCTTCCTGGACGTGTGA
- the recF gene encoding DNA replication/repair protein RecF, which produces MYLRRFSVTDFRSWPEAELDLDPGVTVLIGSNGAGKTNLVEGIGYLASLGSHRVSSDAPLIRRGAEQALLRGEVHHHGRKLGVELEINSGRQNRARVNRSPVSRPRDVLGILRSVLFAPEDLALVRGDPSERRRFLDELLVARFPRYAGIRADYDKVLRQRSALLKTAKPALRGPRGRSRPAPPSDPDLPDDLTTLEVWDGHLARTGAALLAGRRELVVALAPYAREAFGQIAPSSDPIGLDYRSSLGTAGVAELPSTAEELEALLLQRLAEVRPQEIERGVCLVGPHRDELELALGEGPAKGYASHGESWAFALALRLASYRLLHADDVEPVLVLDDVFAELDSARRRALAGLVAGAEQVLVTAAVGEDVPPELDGVRFAVGDGKVVREGTAPGGEPS; this is translated from the coding sequence GTGTACCTCAGGCGGTTCTCGGTCACCGACTTCCGGTCCTGGCCGGAGGCCGAGCTCGATCTCGATCCCGGTGTCACGGTGCTGATCGGGTCGAACGGCGCTGGCAAGACGAACCTGGTGGAGGGGATCGGCTACCTCGCCAGCCTGGGCTCGCACCGGGTGTCGTCGGACGCACCGCTGATCCGGCGCGGGGCCGAGCAGGCCCTGCTCCGCGGCGAGGTGCACCACCACGGCCGGAAGCTCGGCGTCGAGCTGGAGATCAACTCGGGGAGGCAGAACCGGGCCCGGGTGAACCGGTCGCCGGTGTCCCGCCCGCGGGACGTGCTGGGGATCCTGCGCAGTGTGCTGTTCGCGCCGGAGGACCTGGCGCTGGTGCGCGGTGATCCCTCTGAGCGGCGCCGGTTCCTCGACGAGCTCCTCGTCGCCCGCTTCCCGCGCTACGCCGGGATCCGCGCGGACTACGACAAGGTGCTGCGCCAGCGGTCGGCGCTGCTCAAGACGGCGAAGCCGGCGCTGCGGGGGCCGCGTGGCCGGTCCCGGCCGGCTCCACCGTCGGATCCCGACCTCCCGGACGACCTCACGACGCTCGAGGTCTGGGACGGGCACCTGGCCCGCACCGGGGCCGCGCTGCTGGCGGGTCGGCGCGAGCTCGTCGTCGCGCTCGCGCCGTACGCCCGGGAGGCGTTCGGGCAGATCGCCCCGTCGTCGGACCCGATCGGCCTGGACTACCGCTCCAGCCTGGGGACGGCGGGGGTCGCCGAGCTGCCGTCCACGGCCGAGGAGCTGGAGGCGTTGCTGCTGCAGCGCCTGGCCGAGGTCCGTCCGCAGGAGATCGAACGCGGGGTGTGCCTGGTCGGCCCGCACCGCGACGAGCTGGAGCTCGCGCTCGGGGAGGGCCCGGCGAAGGGCTACGCCAGCCACGGCGAGTCCTGGGCGTTCGCGCTGGCCCTGCGGCTGGCGTCGTACCGGCTGCTGCACGCCGACGACGTCGAGCCGGTCCTCGTGCTCGACGACGTGTTCGCCGAGCTGGACTCCGCCCGCCGGCGGGCGCTGGCCGGGCTGGTCGCCGGCGCCGAGCAGGTGCTGGTGACCGCCGCCGTCGGTGAGGACGTGCCGCCCGAGCTGGACGGTGTCCGGTTCGCGGTCGGCGACGGGAAGGTCGTCCGGGAGGGAACGGCACCCGGTGGGGAACCGTCGTGA
- a CDS encoding DciA family protein, with amino-acid sequence MDTVDNSGGAGDGSRRGTGNRRTGARRAGRDGARPGDGAAPDSGHEPVTGGGVPGEQGDLLSGERAGLRGADLARDALRAAREASARKAEERAEQARPKLRVVSGKGKRRRWSGAGPDDRDPQPFGRVVSRVSMDRGWSSRLTDATVLGRWAQLVGSDVADHCTPVSLRDGELTLQAESTAWATQLRTLQRQLLTRLAAAVGPDVVRRIRVVGPSGPSWRHGPRHVRGRGPRDTYG; translated from the coding sequence GTGGATACTGTGGATAACTCCGGAGGCGCCGGGGACGGAAGCCGCCGCGGAACCGGGAACCGCCGGACAGGGGCTCGCCGCGCCGGTCGGGACGGCGCCCGGCCTGGGGACGGAGCGGCCCCCGACTCCGGTCACGAGCCGGTCACGGGCGGCGGGGTCCCGGGCGAGCAGGGCGACCTGCTGTCGGGGGAGCGTGCCGGGCTGCGCGGTGCCGATCTCGCCCGGGACGCGCTGCGCGCCGCCCGGGAGGCGTCCGCCCGCAAGGCCGAGGAACGTGCCGAGCAGGCCCGCCCGAAGTTGCGGGTCGTCTCCGGCAAGGGGAAGCGGCGCCGCTGGTCCGGCGCCGGGCCCGACGACCGGGACCCGCAGCCGTTCGGCCGGGTCGTGTCGCGGGTGTCGATGGACCGGGGCTGGTCGTCCCGGCTGACCGACGCGACCGTGCTGGGCCGCTGGGCGCAGCTGGTCGGGTCCGACGTCGCCGACCACTGCACGCCGGTGTCGCTGCGCGACGGCGAGCTGACCCTGCAGGCCGAGTCGACCGCCTGGGCGACCCAGCTGCGCACGCTGCAGCGGCAGCTGCTGACCCGGTTGGCGGCCGCGGTCGGGCCGGACGTCGTCCGCCGGATCCGGGTGGTGGGCCCGAGCGGGCCCAGCTGGCGGCACGGGCCGCGGCACGTCCGCGGCCGGGGCCCGCGCGACACCTACGGCTGA
- a CDS encoding DUF3566 domain-containing protein, translated as MSTDDRTPSQGEGRSVATDAEEAAEPATSSSGASASDAPPSPTPRTATASDVPPSPTPRTGEPASEEEPVADPAGAAPPPWRRVPDAQDGPRDGDQGSVADSLLSEAPTAFLTAPGAGAAAAGGAAAGGAAATAVREPDQRDTGSETPRASVRNRPPRQALLQLKRLDPWSVLKMALALAVVLWLVWMVAAGVLYGVLGGMGVWDRLNGTYADLVTGQQDTTGTLISAGRVFGLAAVVGAVNSLLFAVAMTIVAFVYNVAADLVGGIEVTLSERD; from the coding sequence GTGAGCACCGACGACCGCACCCCGTCGCAGGGCGAGGGCCGCAGCGTCGCGACCGACGCGGAGGAGGCGGCCGAGCCGGCGACCTCGTCGTCGGGCGCGTCCGCCTCGGACGCCCCGCCGAGCCCGACACCGCGGACCGCGACCGCATCGGACGTTCCGCCGAGCCCGACGCCGCGGACCGGCGAACCCGCGTCGGAGGAGGAACCGGTGGCCGACCCGGCCGGCGCCGCTCCGCCGCCCTGGCGCCGGGTTCCGGACGCCCAGGACGGCCCGCGCGACGGCGACCAGGGGTCGGTGGCGGACTCGCTGCTCAGCGAGGCCCCGACCGCGTTCCTCACCGCACCCGGTGCCGGTGCGGCGGCCGCCGGAGGTGCTGCCGCCGGTGGGGCCGCGGCCACCGCGGTCCGCGAACCGGACCAGCGCGACACCGGCTCCGAGACCCCGCGGGCCTCGGTGCGCAACCGCCCGCCCCGGCAGGCCCTGCTCCAGCTCAAGCGGCTCGACCCGTGGTCGGTGCTGAAGATGGCGCTGGCGCTGGCGGTCGTCCTGTGGCTGGTGTGGATGGTGGCCGCCGGCGTGCTCTACGGCGTGCTCGGCGGGATGGGCGTCTGGGACCGGCTGAACGGCACCTACGCCGACCTCGTCACCGGACAGCAGGACACGACCGGGACGCTGATCAGCGCCGGCCGGGTCTTCGGCCTCGCTGCCGTCGTCGGCGCCGTCAACAGCCTGCTGTTCGCCGTCGCCATGACGATCGTGGCCTTCGTCTACAACGTGGCCGCCGACCTGGTCGGCGGCATCGAGGTGACGCTGTCCGAGCGTGACTGA